ACAGATGAAACGGTTGATCAAACGGGGCAGGGTACTTTCCGCCAGAGCTTTCCCATCTCGTTTGCTTTTGCACTGATTTTCCATCGATCAACCATTCGATTTCGTTCGCTCGCCAGTTCACGGCAAACGTGTGAAAGTCATCGGCGAAGGTTCCTTGCTCCAGCGTGTATTCATCGCCCGTGTGAATGTTGTTCGGCCAGGGTGCGCCGTGATGCAGCGTCCCCAACACGACATTGGGTTGCTGGCCTCGCATCTCCATGATGTCAATCTCGCCGCTGGCCGCCCAACCACCGTATTCGTCCTTGGTTGGTAACATCCAAATCGCCGGCCAGATGCCTTGTCCTTGGGGCAACTTCGCTCGCACTTCGATGCGACCGTACTTCCAATCCCCTCGGTGCTTGGTTCGAACTCGCCCCGACGAGTACTCTCGCGACGTTCCGCTGATGGCCGCGTTGTCACGCCGAGCCTCCAGAACCAGACAGCCATCCTCGACTCGCACGTTCTCAGGGCGGTCGGTGTAGATCTGAAGCTCGTGGTTGCCACCGCCGAACGCGTTGACCTCGACCTCCCACTTGGAATAGTCCAACGAGTCCCCGCTGAAATCGTCTTGCCAAACCAATCGGTCAAACGTCTGAGCGTTTGCGTGGCGGAAACTGCATCCAAACATCGTGATCGCCATTCCGACAGCGACCGCGAGTCGGATCATTCTGCGAAACCGCGTTTGCGAAGCAGGGCTTCTGTGTCGACATCACGACCGCGGAAATTGCGGTAAGTTTCGACGGGATCGATTGTGTCGCCGACACTGAGAATGTGATCGAACAGCTTCGCAGCGGTTTCCTCATCGAAGAAGCTTCCTGCCTCGACGAACATCTCCGCCGCGTCTGCCGTCAGCGCGTCGCTCCACAGGTAGCTGTAGTAACCGGCTGAGTACGCGTCGCTGCTGAACAGGTGACTGAAGTGAGGCAAGCGGTGACGCATCGGCAATTCGTCTGGCATGCCGATCTCCGCCAACGCCGACTTTTCAAACTCACTGACGTCAATGTCGCCGGCCTGCAACTGGTGCAGCTGCATGTCCAGGATCGCACAGGCCAAGTACTCGACGGTTTCAAACCCGCTGTTGAACTTCGACGAAGCTTCGATCTTGTCGAGCAGCTCTTTCGGCATCGGCTCGCCGGTTTCGTAGTGCGTCGCGTAGCGAGTCAACACTTCGGGCGTCGACAACCAATGCTCCAACACCTGCGAGGGGAACTCGACAAAGTCGCGAGCCACGTTGGTGCCGGACTGCGATGGATAGTGCACACGACTGGAAAGTCCGTGCAGGGCGTGGCCGAACTCGTGGAACAACGTGGTCGCGTCGTCCCAGGAAATCAAAACCGGCTTGCCGTCCGCAGCGGGAACGAAGTTGCTGTTGTTGGACACGATTGGTGTTCGCACGGGAACGTCCGCGGAGGCGGGATCAAGATCCCATCCTGATTGGCCTCGGTAATCCATCATCCATGCACCGCTGCGTTTGCCTTCGCGAGCGAATGGGTCCAGGTAGAACAGTCCCACGTGGCTTCCGTCGGACTTCTGCACCACTTCGTAAACGGTGACATCGGGATGGAACACAGGCAAGTTGCCGATGGGCCGGAACTGGAACCCGAACAGTTCCTCCGCACACCACATCATGGCTTCGACCAAGCGATCGAGTTGCAGATAAGGACGCACTTCCGCCATGTCCAAGTCGTACTTTTCAGCCCGGACCTTTTCGGCGTAGTAGCGGTAATCCCACGGTTCGATCTTGATTTTCGGTTTACCAGCCGCTTGCATTTCTGCGTCGGC
The Rhodopirellula islandica DNA segment above includes these coding regions:
- a CDS encoding glycoside hydrolase family 16 protein — encoded protein: MIRLAVAVGMAITMFGCSFRHANAQTFDRLVWQDDFSGDSLDYSKWEVEVNAFGGGNHELQIYTDRPENVRVEDGCLVLEARRDNAAISGTSREYSSGRVRTKHRGDWKYGRIEVRAKLPQGQGIWPAIWMLPTKDEYGGWAASGEIDIMEMRGQQPNVVLGTLHHGAPWPNNIHTGDEYTLEQGTFADDFHTFAVNWRANEIEWLIDGKSVQKQTRWESSGGKYPAPFDQPFHLLMNVAVGGGFLGPPDATTEFPVQMLVDSVKIYQ
- a CDS encoding M3 family metallopeptidase, with amino-acid sequence MRWCVVPASFLAAIVLVQPSYSQETSVNSSQSLLSNSPLLKPWPGPHGGVPPWNEVRVDEFGPAFDAAIEQAEKEIDQIANQSAAPTFENTLLAMETAGEALHRVEVLFDVHAGNLNLGPIPDLERSITPKLAAYSDSVTQNVALFARIEAIHDDVFEKKTVTLDDDAKRLLDETFKSFVRRGARLSPEDKSKLSQINTRLARLFTDFNQNVLEEEKGHVTWIDDESRLSGVPQSSRDAMAVAAKEKGGKAKWAVTNTRSSMDPFLTNADDRELREQVWRNYYFRGDNNDAHDNKAIIREILNLRAARAKLLGYPTHAHWRMESTMAGTPDRAMELMMKVWPHAVQRVATEVADMQAIADAEMQAAGKPKIKIEPWDYRYYAEKVRAEKYDLDMAEVRPYLQLDRLVEAMMWCAEELFGFQFRPIGNLPVFHPDVTVYEVVQKSDGSHVGLFYLDPFAREGKRSGAWMMDYRGQSGWDLDPASADVPVRTPIVSNNSNFVPAADGKPVLISWDDATTLFHEFGHALHGLSSRVHYPSQSGTNVARDFVEFPSQVLEHWLSTPEVLTRYATHYETGEPMPKELLDKIEASSKFNSGFETVEYLACAILDMQLHQLQAGDIDVSEFEKSALAEIGMPDELPMRHRLPHFSHLFSSDAYSAGYYSYLWSDALTADAAEMFVEAGSFFDEETAAKLFDHILSVGDTIDPVETYRNFRGRDVDTEALLRKRGFAE